In Nilaparvata lugens isolate BPH chromosome 5, ASM1435652v1, whole genome shotgun sequence, the following proteins share a genomic window:
- the LOC111057109 gene encoding rRNA-processing protein FCF1 homolog translates to MGKNKQTKKFASQKFAKMKKMISLKDTRIKEDKREKRKTKKQESIQEMKIKEVTQASSALFFSYNTQLGPPYHVLVDTNFINMSIKNKLDIIQNMMDCLYAKCIPYITSCVVGELEKLGEKYNVALRIIKDPRFERINCMHKGTYADDCLVQRVTQHKCYIVATNDKDLKRRIRKIPGVPIMYITQHRYSIERMPDAYGAPRND, encoded by the exons ATG GGTAAAAATAAACAGACAAAGAAATTTGCTTCTCAGAAGTTTgcaaagatgaagaagatgatcaGTTTGAAAGACACAAGAAT CAAGGAAGACAAACGTGAGAAGAGGAAGACGAAGAAACAAGAAAGTATTCAAGAGATGAAAATAAAGGAAGT GACGCAAGCATCGTCAGCATTATTCTTCAGCTACAATACACAGCTTGGCCCTCCTTATCATGTACTAGTGGACACAAATTTCATCAATATGTCGATTAAAAACAAATTGGACATAATACAGAACATGATGGATTGTCTGTACGCTAAAT GTATTCCTTATATTACAAGCTGTGTGGTTGGAGAATTGGAGAAACTTGGTGAAAAATACAATGTTGCGCTACGGATCATCAAAGACCCTCGATTCGAAAGGATAAATTGCATGCACAAAGGAACGTACGCTGATGACTGCTTGGTACAGAGAGTGACACAG CATAAATGCTACATTGTTGCGACAAACGATAAGGATTTGAAGAGAAGGATACGAAAAATACCTGGAGTACCAATAATGTACATCACCCAACACAG GTATTCCATCGAGAGAATGCCAGATGCATACGGAGCACCAAGAAATGattaa